The Fervidicoccus fontis Kam940 DNA window GTATTGAGTACCCGTGGCCTTTTTGGAAATCTGAAAGCTTTTATGAACAAATAGAATTTATAAAGAGTTCAGGATTGAAAATAGGTGTTCATTTGCCATGGAGAGATATACTTATTATCTCTCCCTATGACGAAATAAGAGAAGGAGCAGCGAATTATTTGAAGAAACTTGTTCAAACACTTGAAAAAATAAACGCGGAATACGCTGTAATGCACCTCACTACTAGAGAAGAAATCAACCTTAAAGACGAGACATATTTACAAAATATAGAGACTGTATTGAACCAGCTCATTTCTGAATATAAGATGCATGGCATAGAATTATTATTTGAGAACCCGCCTGCAGGTATTTTATCAAACAGATACAATTTCACTAGCTTAATAAACAGACTAAATGCAAGGATATGCTTTGATGCAGGTCATCTAATTTCAAGATTCTTAAAGGGAAATTCTTCCAACTTGCAAAATGTAATAAACTTTACTAATGATTGGCTCTTCAATCTTTTTGAATATATTAAAGTTGTTCACATTCATGGTGCTACAAAAGTGAATGGAGAAGTTATTGAGCATTACTTAATCGATGACTACGTTGACTTCTTTTACAATATACTAGAAAAGTTTAATCAGAATAAGAAAGATGTAATTGTGACATTAGAAATTTTTTATAAAAATCTTGAACGGAAAAACGCCGATTTAACTACTTTAACCAATTCTCTAAATTTACTAAAAAGAAAGTTTATTTTTTAAAATTTTTATAGTAGGTGAAATTTTTGCCAATTACATTGGGCATTGATGAAGCTGGAAGAGGATGCATGATAGGTTCCATGTTTGTGGCAGGTGTTGTAATAGACGATAGGGCAGAAAAGGTATTTAAAAAGTATGGAGTTAAAGATAGTAAAAAGCTTTCAAAAAATAAAAGAGAAAAACTTTACGATATCATAACTTCTAATGCATTATGGTTCGAAGTCGTTGAAGTAACACCATTAGAAATAGATAACCAAAACATAAACTATCTTACTATTAGAGCAATGAGAAAAATAGCAAATGACGCAACCAAAGAAATAAAATATTTGAATAGAATTATTGCTGATATAGTTGGTAAAGGAGATTTTAAACTAGTAGAAAGTGATAATATTGAACAACTGGTCTTAAAAAAAGCTGATGAGAATTTTATAGCTGTCGCTGCTGCAAGCATAGTAGCAAAAGTTCAAAGAGATAGGGCTCTAGAACAAATTAGAAACAACTTCGGCTTAATTGGTTCAGGATATCCAGGGGATAAAAAAAGCGTTGAATGGCTAAAACTTCATTATTCTAAAATTCCAAGAGAGTATATTAGAACTAAATGGAAAACTTTTAAAAAATAATGTCTTAACTTTACTTTCTAAAATCCTAATACAGTGAGAAAATGCCTACTAACCTGCCTCCTGAAGCAAGAGCTAAATGGATTAAGGTAATGGAAGCAAAGACTACTGAAGAAAAGATTAAGGCTCTAGAAGATTTTATTTCCTCTGTTCCAAAGCATAAAGGAACAGAAAATTTGTTATATTGGGCAACAAGGAGGCTAAGTCAACTTAAGGAAGATGCTGAACTAGCAAAAAAGAAGAAAACTGGAGGAGGTATTAAATTTTATATTGAAAAAGAAGGCGATGCGCAGATAGTAATGCTTGGACCTCCTCTCTCAGGAAAAACCTCTCTTCTATCTAAATTGACAAACGCAAAAGTCGAGATCCTTGGTTATCATTATTCCACAAAAATTCCCCAACCTGGAATGCTTAAATATATGGATGTTTACTTTCAGCTTATTGATACGCCAAGCATACCTTATAAGATGGATGAAAGTGTGCCATGGCTCAATAGAACAATTGGACTTGCTAGAAACGCAGATGCCATTATTCTAGTATTAGATGGCAGTAAAAACGTAAAAGAACAGATACTCGGTTATTTGGAATTGCTGGAAAAGGCGGGAATAATGACAAAAAAACCTAAAGGAAGTATAGAAATAAAAAAAGCAAGCAAAGGAGGATTAAATATTATACTTAATGGAAAAATAGTTGATGGTAGAGTCGAAGATATAAAGTCTATACTTAAAGACTATAAAATTATTCATGCTGTCGTAAAAATTAATGGAGAAATTAGTTTAGAAGATATAGAGACATCGATTATTGGCAGTAAGGTTTACAGACCTACCATTATCACAGTCAACAAGAGTGACCTTATTGATAACATTGAAGAAGTTGAAAAGGAAATAAGCTATATTTCAAAAGAAGTTGAAGGCGTCATATTTACTTCAACAATTACTAACAAAAACTTAGAAAAAATTGGAGAACTTATATTTAAAAGTTTGAGATTAATTCGAATTTATACCAAACAACCAAATGGCGATGTTGCAAAAAAGCCGCTAGTTCTTAAAAATGGGGCAACAGTTAGAGATGTCGCGTCTAGCATTCATTCTTCACTAGAAGAGTTTTTTAAATATGCAAAAATATGGGGAAAAAGTGCTAAGTATCCAGGCGAAAGAGTAGGTTTGGATCACGAACTTCAAGATGGAGACATAGTCGAAATATATTCTAAGGTATAGTACTGTCTATTCATCTTCACCTAGGTTATACGGCATACCTTTTTTCCATATTTTTTCCGGCAGTTTATCTTTATATTTCTTGAGAAATTCTATATCTTTGTTTTTTTCTTCTTTCCTTATGTAGTCAGGAAGCATGTGAGGTATCCCATTAATTATAGGATACCATCTTCCGCATCCAGGACAGTATAATACTCCAGTCTCAATTTCCCTTTTAAAGCATTCTTCACAAGGAGGCGGAGTTGTTAAATTCTTTATGAAATCTCCTCTATATGCGCAGTATAATTCGCATAATGGAGCTTTCTGAGATAATTTTCTTTCTTTTTCAACACTTTCAATTACTATTAATTCTAAAGGAAATTTTTTACATATAGGACATGCTAGTATATCCATCAATCTATATTTCATACTTCTTCAACCGAGGATAATTTTTTCAAGTTCTTTTAAAATAAGCTTTTCCTTGTTTTGTATTTTAGACTCAACCATTACTCTTAATACGGGTTCCGTACCACTAGGTCTTACGAGAAACCACGAATCTTCCTGTAAAACTTTTACACCATCAATATCAATCATTGGATAACTTCTATAACAATTTTTTATTTTTTCTATAATTTCCTTAGCTTTACTTATATCAATACTGTATTTTGTTTTTATTGTATAAGTCTTTGGATAGATAGAATATAATTCTGATATTTTTTTTCTTTCTGCTGACATAACTTCAAGCATTAGAGCTAATGCCATACCTGCATCTCTTACATACTGATGTTTTGGATACATAATTCCGCCATTCTCCTCGAATCCCAAAAGCCCACCCTCTTTTTTTAGTTTCCTAGCGATATCGACGCTACCAACCTTCATCCAAATGACGTCTATTCCGCGCTTTTTAAGCAACTCCTCAATAAAATAGCTACTGCTGATTCCTGTATATACTTTCTTTGGAAGCTCCGGGTTTTTTTCCGAGAGATATATTGACAGAATGACTGCTGTTTTATCTCCCCACAGAACGTTTCCAAATTCATCAAGAAAAATCGATCTATCTGCATCTCCGTCAACAGCTATTCCTAAATCTGCATTCACTGCTTTTACAACATTGGAAGTATCAAAAAGAGTTTCGGGAGTTGGCTCAGGGAGTCTGCCTGAAAAATCCGGATCGAGGTGAGAATTTAAACTTATGGGCTTTCCTCCAAGGAGCTTTACAAGCTTTGGAATAACTAAAGAACCAACGCTATTTGCTCCATCTACAACAACTTTAAAATTTCTTCTTTTTATAATCTCATCGTCAACATTATCTAATATCCCTTCCAAGTACTTATCAAGCGGATCTGGGTACTTCGGAATAAAGAACTTTTCTTCTGAAGATATCTTTCCGGAAATTCTGTTTTCTAAATATATTTTTTCTATTTCATTTTCTTTCTCTCTCGGTATTTCAATTCCATCGCTATCAATAACCTTTATACCATTATATTCGGGTGGATTGTGACTTGCAGTAATCATCACACCTCCGTCAAAAAAACCTTCATTTTTTATAACATACTGTAAAGCTGGTGTGGTGATTAATCCTGCGTCGTAAACCCTACACCCTGAAGTTAAAAATCCAGAGATTATTGCATGTCTTATCAGTTCTCCGCCATACCTAACGTCTCTCCCTAGCAAGAACACAGATCTTTCTCCAAATTCTTCACATATAGCTTGCGATATTTTCACCAAAAATTCAGCTTGAAGTTCATTTTTAACTTTTAATCTTATACCATCGGTTCCAAAAATCTTTCCCATGATGAAACACCTATGATGTGAAAATATTAAAAATGTTTATTTATGAGCTTCCTATAAGTGTATATTGATTTTAATTATTGAAGTTGATATGATTTCATTTATTTAATTTTAAATGGCTTTTTAAAAATTTATTTAAATGTTTTTTCCTATTAATATCTCATTTAAGTTTATTTGATTTCAAAAAATAGAGTGGTGCAAAAATTTGAAATTTAATACCTTAAAAGAACCGCCTTACTTACAAGTTGCAATAGATGTTACAGATCTAAAAAAAGCACTTTTCATTGTCAGACAAGTAATAGATTTAAGTGATAAAATAATAATCGAGGTTGGAACCCCACTGATAAAGAGCTATGGCATGTTACCTGTAGAAATTATTTCTTATCTTTACCCTGAAAAAATCATTTTAGCAGACATGAAAACAATGGATGTAGGGTATTTAGAAGCAAATTTGGCTTTTAAATCCGGCGCTACAATTTCCACTGTTTTAGGTGCAGCCGATAATGAGACCATCCAAGGCGCTCTAAAAGCTTCGCTTGAATATAACAAATTCATTCAGGTTGATTTAATTAACGTAAAAGACCTCGCAAGCAGGGCAAGAGAAGTTGCTGAATTAGGCGTACATATAGTTGGTTTGCATGCTGGTATAGATCAGCAGACAAATAAAAAGCTTAGAGCTATAGATATGATAGAATTGTTAAAAGAAATAAAAAATGCAGTTGAAAAAACATCGTTGGTTTCTATCGCTGGGGGCATAAAGCAGGGAGAGTTAAAAAGATTTGCTGAAAATGGAGCAGACATAATAGTTGTAGGTGGAGCTATAACATCCAGTGAAGACCCAAGAGAAGTTGCTAAAAATATGTTAAAAGAAATACTTTAAATTTTTAATGCAACATCAACTGTTCATATTTAGTTATATAGTCGATGCTACTCTTGAGATCTATGAACTTTGCGGATGCCTCGATTACCTCTTCCTTTGTGACTTTCTGTTTGTTTTTTCTAATAGCTAATACTTTTGCAGGTACCATAAGCTGTATAGCGTACCTAAGGCTTCTATTAACACCTATGTTGGTCAGTTCTTCTATTGCATCATCAGAGAGTGGTATATCTTCTTCTTCTGACCTTATCAAGATTATTTGCTTAATTTCATCTCTATTATACGGCCTTGTAGTAATAATCAAAAGTCTATCAAGTAAATCTAATGGCATTCCGTGAGGGGATTCTATATCTGTTCCCCTTATTTTTGTGATCCCTCTATTTGTTGCTAATATTATTATCGGTGCAAGCTCGCTTTCCATCGCCCTAGTCAAAAAGCTAAATGCTTCTAAATCAAGCATATGTGCATCATCTATAAATAGTACTCCAGGTATTATCTCTCCCATACCATCATTTATCCATTTTTTTACCTGTTCATCAACTTCTTTTCTAACATCCTGACCTATTTCCTTTAATGGTGAGAAACCGAAAAGGATTTCTAGACCTGCTTTTCTCGTTGCAAAATATATATCAAGATCATGCAATGTTATAGTGTGAACAATTTCTTTATCTTTCTTTATCGGACCTTGAGGCATTTCCATTATTCTTTCGCTTGAAATATAAGGAGATTTTTCTTCTGCTTCTTCCTTTAACCTACCTTCTTTGAATATTCTTCCAGTTTGAGAATCTATCCAAATAACATCTCCTTTTTTAATTCCTAATTCTAAAAGTTGTTGTGTTATTTCTTCACTAACTGTTAAGGTTATGTTTTCATCTTTAGTTTCTAAAGTAATTTTTGCCTCTCTTGGAATCATCATGTATGGATTATATGGATTTCTCAGCCTCCTTATTTTTAGCTCTTTAACTGCCCCTTCATATACAGTTCTTTTCTCCTTGATTCTAACACCTATGCTTTTTCTTAAAGTTTGCATTAACATCTCTGTCTTTTTCATTTCAGTAGAATATATTTCGGAACCAGTAAATTCTACAAATGGAGTATCTTCGCCAAGCTCTCTTGCTATTGCTACTGCAAGCGCAGTCTTTCCCGTACCTGTTGGACCTACAAATAGAATCCCTCTTCCAGCCATTTTGCCTTCTTTTATCATTTGAACAACGATGCCTGCGGCTTCTCTAGCCTCTATTTGACCGACAAGTCCATCCGCTATTTGCTTAGCTTTACCATTTTCATCAAGACCTAATCCTTTGATATGACTATGAAATCCGATTCTCTTAAATTCCTTGACTTTCGGTAATTCTTCAATTATCGACATAGTGCTGTTCACCTTTGAATCTTATATTTTTATATTAGAAATTGCATAATATATTTGATAATAAAATTTAGGTAAAAAATTTTTTAACAATATTTAAGCTTAAGCTATCGTACTAGCCTATCTATTGTTAATTTTGGTGATAAAAAATGGACATGAACCTTAGAAATAAAAAAATCATCATATTGGCTGGTTCCACAGGTATGGGATTTGAAATAACAAAAAACCTTGTTAATGAAGGTGCAAAAGTAGTGTTTTGCAGTAGCAATGAAAATAATTTAAAAAGGGCTATTAGCTTATTAGGCAACCCCATTAATTTAAAAGGAGAACTTTGTGACCTTTCCTCAACGAATAGTATTAAGAATTTTTTTGAGAAAGCGAAGGAATATTTAGAAAACTTTGACGGTATGGTTTACAATACTGGAGGTCCTAAAACAGGTAACATTAATAGTTTAAGCGAAGAAGATTACTATTACGCTTATAAGCTATTATCAGAAAGTGCATTTGTTTCTACAAAAGAGTTCTTGAAGTATGCTAATAAAGGTGCATCTGTAGTATACATGACAAGCACTGCGGTGAAAGAACCAATTTATAATCTTCTGCTTAGCAATACAATGAGACTAACAGTAATAGGACTCGCGAAATCTCTTTCTAGAGAATATAGCGATTTTGCCAGATTTAATGTTGTTATGCCAGGTTATATTTTGACAGAAAAGTTGAAGCAGTTATTAGAAGAAGAAGCTAAAGAAAAAGCAACGACATTCGATAGTATTGTAAGTCAATATATAAAGGAAATACCAATGAAAAGGCTTGGTGATCCAAAGGAAGTTGCAAATCTTGTTTTGTTTTTACTAAGCGACTTATCTTCATATATAAATGGCGTTGCAATTGCAGTAGATGGAGGAATGTTAAAAAGTATGTTATAGAAAGTAATGCTTCTGTTCTGATAAGCCGTCATTAGAAAATTATTTTTTTGAGCCCAAATGCTTTGATTGAAGCTCTACCTCAGCTTCAACCATAGCAATTTCTCCCCTTAACTCTTCAACAGCTTTCTTCAATTCATTCATTTCATTTTCGGGAATTCTTACTAAAGATAACGCTTCTTTTCCAATACTTGTAGTCTTGAGCTTTTTTGCTCTACCTGCGGTCTCAAGAAATTCAACATATAGAAGAGCTAGAATATCTTCTTTAAGGCTTTTGCTAACAATTGCATTTCCTACTTTAAAGAAAGTGTAATCAAACTGAATTCCTTTTTCTTTAAGCTTATAAATTAATGTATTTAATCCTTTTTCTGTTATTTCACCATAAATATCTATTAATTTTAAAAGCTTCATGAGCTTAGGATTTTGCATAACCTGATCTCTGGTAATAAGTTGTTTGGCTTCTAACTTAAGTTCTTTGCTCTTTTTTTCTTGACTTGGAGCAGACATTGTTTTAACACCTTATTTTTAACAAATTCTAAAAATTAATATGATTTAACGTTAATATTTTATTCGCGTTAAGCATCTATCCATTCTCTAAATGTGAGCTACTCTGCCCTAAAAGACGAAATTATTGCTAAAAATTTTATAATAACTTTTTTTAACCGTAGAAATAGCATAGGTTACAATTGAAGGCCCAACCATTTCTAACAGAGAAAGGAGAGCTAAAGCTCATAAAAATTCTCATCTATCTTCCAAAAAATTTTTTAAAAAAGTTTATTATTTGATGAACAAATAGCTTACGTCAGTATTTACAAAAACTCCAGCAGCAGTACTCCCTTTCGAAATCTCTGCAGAAATTGTTTTCCCTCTCGTACCCATAATGACCAAATCGTAGTTTTTGCTATTAATCTCTTTAATAAGTTCATTTGAAACACTACTTTCTTCTGGATTGAATTTAGTAACTTTACTAATTATTTCTACTCCCCTTTCTTTCGCTAAAATTTCTGCCTTCTTAATAATGTTTTCATTACAAGAATTATTACTACATGCATATATAACATGGACCTCGGATCCGAGCATTCTCGATAGCTCTAATGCAATTTTCAAACCTCTTTCACTGCTAGCTGATCCGTCAAAAGCCACTAGGATCCTTCTGAGCGCATAGCTTAAGCTAAATGCTCTATCAACGTAGCTACTCATCTTCTTCCCCTCATTATTCTAATTGTATTCCATCCAAATTAAATTTACTTGCTGAAAATGAAAGCGCTTCTATACCAGGAAGCATTTCTCCGCTCAAGTATAGTAACAATGCTCCACCACCACTACTATTATGAATTCTAGTTCTTAGGTTTTCAGGTATGAAATCGAGCACTGCGGTTAGATGCCCGCCTCCAAGTATAACTTTTGCATTTGTTGATGCAGCATTCTTTACAAGTTCAATGGATCCTTTCATATATTCTTTTTCTTCTATAACTCCTGCCGGCCCTCGCAATACAATTACCTTAGCTTCTCTCATTATGTTAGAGTATTCTTCAATGGTTTTCTCCCCTATATCTTTAATTAAGCCTTCTTTTTTCGGCAGTTCTTTTATATCAACAACGCCTCCACCTTCAATAACGAAATCTTCAGGCAAAAGGATTCTATCTTTGTAATTTAACAAAATTGATTTAGCATTAGATAATAGAGAAATTCCACCTAGTTTTTCAAGTTTCTCTTTATTACTCTTACCAATATCAATTCCTGATGCGAACAAGAACAGTTCTGATACAAGCCCAGTTAATAGGACTCTAGTAGACGAATTTGAATTTTTAAGAATATTATTTATTATTCTGATACTATCATTAATTTTTGTACCACCGAGCACAAAGATCTTTGGAGATATTTTAGGATCTCTGATTTCCTTTAAAGCAATAACCTCGCTTTCCATAACCCTTCCTGCAAGTGACGGCAATACGTAAGGAAAACCTACTATACTTGCATGCTTCCTATGTGCAGTGGCAAAAGCATCATTAATGAAGTAATTAAATAGAGGCGCTAGTTTTCTTACCATATATGATTTTGAATGAAAATCTCCTGAAGCTTCAATGTTTTCTTCTGATAGAAACCTTACGTTATCTAGCATTAAAACTTCTCCATCTTTTAGCATAAAAATGCTATT harbors:
- a CDS encoding SDR family oxidoreductase — encoded protein: MDMNLRNKKIIILAGSTGMGFEITKNLVNEGAKVVFCSSNENNLKRAISLLGNPINLKGELCDLSSTNSIKNFFEKAKEYLENFDGMVYNTGGPKTGNINSLSEEDYYYAYKLLSESAFVSTKEFLKYANKGASVVYMTSTAVKEPIYNLLLSNTMRLTVIGLAKSLSREYSDFARFNVVMPGYILTEKLKQLLEEEAKEKATTFDSIVSQYIKEIPMKRLGDPKEVANLVLFLLSDLSSYINGVAIAVDGGMLKSML
- the rnhB gene encoding ribonuclease HII produces the protein MPITLGIDEAGRGCMIGSMFVAGVVIDDRAEKVFKKYGVKDSKKLSKNKREKLYDIITSNALWFEVVEVTPLEIDNQNINYLTIRAMRKIANDATKEIKYLNRIIADIVGKGDFKLVESDNIEQLVLKKADENFIAVAAASIVAKVQRDRALEQIRNNFGLIGSGYPGDKKSVEWLKLHYSKIPREYIRTKWKTFKK
- a CDS encoding phosphoglycerate kinase, translating into MSIKVATLDSVDLNGKKVLLRVDFNSPLNENKKIIDFSRIKIHVKTIGELIDKNASVVILTHQGRPGMEDFSDLSEHSLLLEKELGYKVNFIDDIIGPHARNSIFMLKDGEVLMLDNVRFLSEENIEASGDFHSKSYMVRKLAPLFNYFINDAFATAHRKHASIVGFPYVLPSLAGRVMESEVIALKEIRDPKISPKIFVLGGTKINDSIRIINNILKNSNSSTRVLLTGLVSELFLFASGIDIGKSNKEKLEKLGGISLLSNAKSILLNYKDRILLPEDFVIEGGGVVDIKELPKKEGLIKDIGEKTIEEYSNIMREAKVIVLRGPAGVIEEKEYMKGSIELVKNAASTNAKVILGGGHLTAVLDFIPENLRTRIHNSSGGGALLLYLSGEMLPGIEALSFSASKFNLDGIQLE
- the hxlA gene encoding 3-hexulose-6-phosphate synthase → MKFNTLKEPPYLQVAIDVTDLKKALFIVRQVIDLSDKIIIEVGTPLIKSYGMLPVEIISYLYPEKIILADMKTMDVGYLEANLAFKSGATISTVLGAADNETIQGALKASLEYNKFIQVDLINVKDLASRAREVAELGVHIVGLHAGIDQQTNKKLRAIDMIELLKEIKNAVEKTSLVSIAGGIKQGELKRFAENGADIIVVGGAITSSEDPREVAKNMLKEIL
- a CDS encoding RuvB-like helicase; the protein is MSIIEELPKVKEFKRIGFHSHIKGLGLDENGKAKQIADGLVGQIEAREAAGIVVQMIKEGKMAGRGILFVGPTGTGKTALAVAIARELGEDTPFVEFTGSEIYSTEMKKTEMLMQTLRKSIGVRIKEKRTVYEGAVKELKIRRLRNPYNPYMMIPREAKITLETKDENITLTVSEEITQQLLELGIKKGDVIWIDSQTGRIFKEGRLKEEAEEKSPYISSERIMEMPQGPIKKDKEIVHTITLHDLDIYFATRKAGLEILFGFSPLKEIGQDVRKEVDEQVKKWINDGMGEIIPGVLFIDDAHMLDLEAFSFLTRAMESELAPIIILATNRGITKIRGTDIESPHGMPLDLLDRLLIITTRPYNRDEIKQIILIRSEEEDIPLSDDAIEELTNIGVNRSLRYAIQLMVPAKVLAIRKNKQKVTKEEVIEASAKFIDLKSSIDYITKYEQLMLH
- a CDS encoding TIM barrel protein; translated protein: MIFYAFPVWHQKPLRKEEFEAIYSSGFSYAEISIEYPWPFWKSESFYEQIEFIKSSGLKIGVHLPWRDILIISPYDEIREGAANYLKKLVQTLEKINAEYAVMHLTTREEINLKDETYLQNIETVLNQLISEYKMHGIELLFENPPAGILSNRYNFTSLINRLNARICFDAGHLISRFLKGNSSNLQNVINFTNDWLFNLFEYIKVVHIHGATKVNGEVIEHYLIDDYVDFFYNILEKFNQNKKDVIVTLEIFYKNLERKNADLTTLTNSLNLLKRKFIF
- the glmM gene encoding phosphoglucosamine mutase encodes the protein MGKIFGTDGIRLKVKNELQAEFLVKISQAICEEFGERSVFLLGRDVRYGGELIRHAIISGFLTSGCRVYDAGLITTPALQYVIKNEGFFDGGVMITASHNPPEYNGIKVIDSDGIEIPREKENEIEKIYLENRISGKISSEEKFFIPKYPDPLDKYLEGILDNVDDEIIKRRNFKVVVDGANSVGSLVIPKLVKLLGGKPISLNSHLDPDFSGRLPEPTPETLFDTSNVVKAVNADLGIAVDGDADRSIFLDEFGNVLWGDKTAVILSIYLSEKNPELPKKVYTGISSSYFIEELLKKRGIDVIWMKVGSVDIARKLKKEGGLLGFEENGGIMYPKHQYVRDAGMALALMLEVMSAERKKISELYSIYPKTYTIKTKYSIDISKAKEIIEKIKNCYRSYPMIDIDGVKVLQEDSWFLVRPSGTEPVLRVMVESKIQNKEKLILKELEKIILG
- a CDS encoding universal stress protein — its product is MSSYVDRAFSLSYALRRILVAFDGSASSERGLKIALELSRMLGSEVHVIYACSNNSCNENIIKKAEILAKERGVEIISKVTKFNPEESSVSNELIKEINSKNYDLVIMGTRGKTISAEISKGSTAAGVFVNTDVSYLFIK
- a CDS encoding OBG GTPase family GTP-binding protein, whose amino-acid sequence is MPTNLPPEARAKWIKVMEAKTTEEKIKALEDFISSVPKHKGTENLLYWATRRLSQLKEDAELAKKKKTGGGIKFYIEKEGDAQIVMLGPPLSGKTSLLSKLTNAKVEILGYHYSTKIPQPGMLKYMDVYFQLIDTPSIPYKMDESVPWLNRTIGLARNADAIILVLDGSKNVKEQILGYLELLEKAGIMTKKPKGSIEIKKASKGGLNIILNGKIVDGRVEDIKSILKDYKIIHAVVKINGEISLEDIETSIIGSKVYRPTIITVNKSDLIDNIEEVEKEISYISKEVEGVIFTSTITNKNLEKIGELIFKSLRLIRIYTKQPNGDVAKKPLVLKNGATVRDVASSIHSSLEEFFKYAKIWGKSAKYPGERVGLDHELQDGDIVEIYSKV
- a CDS encoding Trm112 family protein, giving the protein MKYRLMDILACPICKKFPLELIVIESVEKERKLSQKAPLCELYCAYRGDFIKNLTTPPPCEECFKREIETGVLYCPGCGRWYPIINGIPHMLPDYIRKEEKNKDIEFLKKYKDKLPEKIWKKGMPYNLGEDE